A genomic segment from Aspergillus puulaauensis MK2 DNA, chromosome 1, nearly complete sequence encodes:
- a CDS encoding uncharacterized protein (COG:G;~EggNog:ENOG410QA7E;~InterPro:IPR011701,IPR036259;~PFAM:PF07690;~TransMembrane:9 (i21-39o51-71i83-103o115-136i226-244o250-267i279-297o303-324i336-355o);~go_function: GO:0022857 - transmembrane transporter activity [Evidence IEA];~go_process: GO:0055085 - transmembrane transport [Evidence IEA]), whose protein sequence is MDTKHSPGKKDMLLTRLRPSLFMSGAMCLWAVVSTLTGITHDFKGLLLTRFFLGITEAPFYPGALYMLSIFYTKKEIATRISILFTGNICGTAFAGLIAIGVFRMSGIAGLSGWRWLFILQGIITFVISMASGFILPDEPLNTRWLTRAERELAHARMQRDTVELRENTPVWAGLREAASDPRLWVLTAMQHFHMAASNYKNFFPTIVETLGFGQNATLALTCPPYIIAGVISIFWSISSGLFFFVHTHIYIYIFICVCKFTSMLTGHTGRMNERTWHITFAKVVAVMGFVLATSTLNVGARYFAMCAFATGVYCCNSIILGWVASTCGQTKEKKASSIAIVNTVAAISMIYTAVRETPQQHYSIL, encoded by the coding sequence ATGGATACTAAGCATTCACCCGGCAAAAAAGACATGCTCCTCACCCGCCTCCGGCCCTCCCTCTTCATGTCCGGCGCAATGTGCCTCTGGGCCGTCGTAAGCACTCTAACCGGCATAACGCACGACTTCAAaggcctcctcctcacgcGCTTCTTCCTGGGCATAACCGAAGCCCCCTTCTACCCAGGCGCCCTCTACATGCTCTCGATCTTCTACACGAAGAAGGAAATCGCCACGcgcatctccatcctcttcaccGGTAATATCTGCGGCACCGCGTTCGCCggcctcatcgccatcggcgTCTTCCGCATGTCCGGCATCGCAGGCCTCTcgggctggcgctggctgttCATCCTGCAGGGCATAATCACGTTCGTGATTTCCATGGCCAGCGGGTTCATATTACCCGACGAGCCGCTGAATACGCGGTGGTTGACCCGTGCAGAGCGGGAACTTGCGCATGCGCGCATGCAGAGGGATACGGTGGAGTTGAGGGAGAATACGCCGGTgtgggccgggttgagggAGGCGGCGTCGGATCCCAGGCTGTGGGTTTTGACGGCGATGCAGCATTTCCATATGGCGGCGAGCAATTATAAGAATTTTTTCCCGACGATTGTTGAGACGCTGGGCTTTGGGCAGAATGCTACCCTCGCGTTGACCTGTCCGCCTTATATCATTGCTGGGGTTATTTCGATTTTTTGGTCGATTAGCTCGGGtttgttcttcttcgtccatacacatatatatatatatatatttatatgTGTGTGCAAATTTACTTCAATGCTGACAGGACATACAGGCCGTATGAACGAACGGACATGGCACATCACGTTTGCAAAAGTCGTTGCAGTGATGGGCTTCGTGCTCGCGACGTCAACGCTCAACGTCGGGGCGCGGTATTTCGCCATGTGCGCCTTCGCAACGGGCGTCTACTGCTGCAACTCGATCATCCTGGGCTGGGTAGCGAGCACCTGCGGGCAAACGAAGGAGAAAAAGGCATCGTCAATTGCAATCGTCAACACGGTAGCGGCGATATCGATGATATACACTGCGGTGAGAGAGACCCCCCAACAGCACTATTCAATACTGTAG